A genomic segment from Aegilops tauschii subsp. strangulata cultivar AL8/78 chromosome 1, Aet v6.0, whole genome shotgun sequence encodes:
- the LOC109744128 gene encoding acetylserotonin O-methyltransferase 1 — protein MASIQDKHSSQELLQAQVDLWHHALGFVKSMALKCAMELQIPNTIQHHGGSMTPSELAMKTGLHPSKLPRLRRLMRVLTVSGIFVVHEPASPDKEVVYGLTPTTRLLVSDKANSNLFPILSSMLDSTVISPFLGMHSWFLDECTTSLFKKAHGLNVWEMADQDSTYNQLINNAMVSDSNFLMDIILRECGDVFLGINSLIDVAGGHGGAARAITKAFPQMKCSVLDLPHVVAEAPADDHVLFISGDMFKYIPPANALFLKSVFHDWGDEDCVKILKKCKEAIPPRDAGGKVIIVDMVVGSGPNENVTRETQVLFDLFIMCFEGIEREEHEWKKIFMEAGFSDYKIIAVMGVRSVIELYP, from the exons ATGGCGTCCATCCAGGACAAGCATAGTTCTCAGGAGTTGCTCCAGGCCCAAGTTGATCTTTGGCACCACGCGTTGGGATTTGTCAAGTCCATGGCACTCAAATGTGCAATGGAACTGCAAATCCCCAACACCATTCAACACCATGGTGGTTCTATGACCCCTTCGGAGTTGGCCATGAAGACCGGACTCCATCCGTCTAAGCTTCCCCGCTTACGACGACTCATGCGTGTGCTCACCGTATCAGGCATCTTTGTTGTCCATGAACCAGCCTCGCCAGACAAGGAGGTTGTTTACGGGCTTACCCCTACCACACGTCTCCTCGTTAGTGACAAAGCTAACTCAAACTTATTTCCCATTCTGTCTTCGATGCTTGATTCAACTGTCATTTCCCCTTTCCTTGGCATGCACTCATGGTTTCTAGATGAGTGCACCACGTCCCTGTTCAAAAAGGCTCATGGCCTAAATGTTTGGGAGATGGCTGACCAGGACAGTACTTACAACCAGCTAATCAACAACGCAATGGTTTCTGATAGCAACTTtctcatggacatcatcttgagGGAGTGTGGTGATGTATTTCTTGGCATAAACTCGCTTATTGATGTCGCTGGAGGTCATGGTGGAGCTGCCAGGGCAATTACGAAGGCATTCCCGCAAATGAAATGCAGTGTGTTGGATCTCCCTCATGTGGTTGCAGAAGCTCCTGCTGATGACCATGTGCTGTTTATTTCTGGTGATATGTTTAAGTACATTCCACCAGCGAATGCCCTTTTCCTAAAG TCTGTTTTTCATGATTGGGGCGATGAAGACTGTGTTAAGATATTGAAAAAATGCAAGGAAGCTATCCCTCCCAGAGATGCTGGTGGAAAGGTGATAATTGTTGATATGGTGGTTGGATCTGGGCCAAATGAGAATGTAACAAGAGAGACGCAGGTTTTGTTTGATCTCTTTATCATGTGTTTTGAGGGGATCGAGCGAGAGGAACATGAGTGGAAAAAGATATTCATGGAAGCTGGGTTCAGCGACTACAAAATTATAGCAGTCATGGGTGTTAGATCTGTTATTGAGCTCTACCCTTGA